Proteins from a single region of Mesotoga sp. BH458_6_3_2_1:
- a CDS encoding glycoside hydrolase family 130 protein, with product MKRQLILVFLFLVSFGCAVSIKFESLYNIERASTLPLLMPQGIEWESKAVFNPTAIVVDSTVYLLYRSEDWTGTGRWHGTSRIGMAKSEDGFEFSRNDLPLISPTEPYEIPGGCEDPRIVKIEELYILTYTGYDGGKARLCIATSTDFVEWEKQGPVFEGDTWSKSGAIVPAKIDGKYFMYFGDSSIKLAYSTDLKNWTIYPRPVMEPRPGNFDSRLIEPGPTPIITDEGILLIYNSADFSTIYRPGAALFDINNPRKLVRRTDKPLVEPELSWEKQGQVPNVIFIEGAVVMEERLILYYGAADTYIGAFVVDLSS from the coding sequence ATGAAAAGACAATTGATATTGGTATTTCTCTTCCTGGTTTCATTTGGATGTGCAGTCTCTATAAAGTTTGAATCGCTTTATAATATTGAAAGAGCTTCTACTCTTCCTTTGCTGATGCCACAAGGTATTGAATGGGAAAGCAAGGCCGTATTCAATCCGACTGCCATAGTTGTGGATTCAACAGTGTATCTGCTGTACAGGTCTGAAGACTGGACGGGAACAGGTAGATGGCACGGCACATCCAGGATAGGCATGGCCAAGTCGGAAGATGGGTTTGAATTTTCACGAAATGATCTTCCCCTGATATCTCCCACTGAGCCATACGAAATCCCAGGTGGATGTGAAGATCCCCGTATAGTGAAGATTGAAGAACTCTACATTCTCACTTACACAGGATATGACGGTGGGAAAGCGAGACTATGCATCGCTACATCAACAGATTTTGTTGAATGGGAAAAGCAGGGACCGGTCTTTGAAGGTGATACATGGTCAAAGTCCGGTGCGATTGTACCTGCAAAGATTGATGGCAAGTATTTCATGTATTTCGGCGATTCCTCTATTAAGCTCGCTTACTCCACAGACCTGAAGAACTGGACTATCTATCCCCGACCAGTAATGGAACCAAGACCGGGAAACTTTGACAGCAGGTTGATCGAGCCAGGCCCAACTCCAATAATCACTGATGAAGGAATATTGTTGATCTATAACAGTGCGGATTTTTCGACGATCTACAGACCCGGAGCTGCCCTGTTTGATATCAATAATCCCAGGAAACTTGTAAGAAGGACGGACAAACCTCTTGTTGAGCCGGAACTTTCCTGGGAAAAGCAAGGTCAAGTTCCGAACGTAATTTTCATTGAAGGGGCGGTAGTCATGGAAGAAAGACTGATTCTTTACTACGGAGCAGCTGACACTTACATTGGTGCGTTCGTTGTCGATCTGAGCAGCTGA
- a CDS encoding pseudouridine synthase codes for MKLNGRIETYPRLDVTPESSQILLDGSRLSFSSEEKVVYLVNKPIGYLSAMSDDRGRKTLTDLINGKIKERVFHVGRLDQDSCGLILMTNDGDLANLVSHPASEIEKTYVAGVKGILADSELQAVKIGVTLNDGFKTSPAKIRLLRSERNFSKYSITIYEGHKREIREIFRVFNKPVVSLVRVSIGSLGISLVPNPGDVKRLSRKEIDLLSKGAQKRTPGKVNKNL; via the coding sequence GTGAAATTGAACGGCAGGATAGAAACTTATCCGAGACTTGATGTAACGCCTGAATCTTCTCAAATACTTCTTGACGGAAGCAGACTGAGTTTTTCCAGCGAAGAGAAGGTAGTCTATTTAGTCAACAAACCCATTGGATATCTCAGCGCCATGAGCGATGATCGAGGAAGAAAAACGCTTACAGACTTAATTAATGGAAAGATTAAGGAGAGGGTTTTTCATGTGGGAAGGCTAGATCAAGACAGCTGTGGTCTCATATTGATGACAAACGACGGCGATCTTGCAAATCTTGTTTCTCATCCTGCTTCGGAGATAGAAAAAACTTATGTTGCGGGAGTAAAGGGGATTCTTGCCGATAGCGAACTCCAAGCAGTGAAGATTGGAGTCACTCTTAACGATGGATTCAAAACCTCTCCCGCAAAGATAAGGCTTCTAAGAAGTGAAAGAAACTTTTCGAAGTATTCTATTACGATTTATGAGGGCCATAAACGAGAGATAAGAGAGATTTTTAGGGTGTTCAATAAACCAGTTGTGAGCCTTGTCAGAGTATCAATCGGGTCATTGGGTATATCTCTTGTTCCTAATCCTGGCGATGTAAAGAGACTTAGCCGGAAGGAAATTGATTTGCTAAGCAAAGGGGCCCAGAAGAGGACCCCCGGAAAAGTCAACAAGAACCTTTAG
- the trpS gene encoding tryptophan--tRNA ligase — MRILSGMRSTGRLHLGHFVTLEKWKELQDQGNQCFYFVANWHGLTSHIDATSSFHDWTLDIIRTYVSVGLDPEKSVLFIQSAIKEHAELFLYFSMLVSVSRLERVPTYKDQKEQIANRDLSSGGFLLYPVLQAADILMYLATGVPVGEDQIYHVELTREIARKFNNQFAEVFPEPEPILAKVPKLPGTDGRKMSKSYENYILIDTDEKELWKMIAPMMTDPARKRRNDPGDPEKCPVWDYHKAFTSSDEEKEWVVEGCKTANIGCLECKRVLQRNLVAKLSPVWERLSYLKENTSELSRIIEDGNRKAREVAKETMKKVLEATKLGW; from the coding sequence GTGCGAATTCTAAGCGGTATGCGCTCCACTGGCAGACTTCATCTGGGGCATTTTGTCACTCTAGAGAAGTGGAAGGAACTGCAAGACCAGGGGAATCAATGTTTCTACTTCGTGGCAAACTGGCACGGTCTTACTTCTCACATTGATGCAACTTCTAGTTTTCACGACTGGACTCTCGACATCATCAGAACATATGTTTCAGTTGGTCTTGATCCGGAGAAGTCGGTTCTGTTCATTCAATCTGCAATAAAGGAACATGCGGAGCTATTCCTTTATTTTTCAATGCTTGTATCTGTTTCTAGGCTAGAGCGTGTTCCCACTTACAAGGATCAGAAGGAACAGATAGCAAACAGGGATCTATCAAGTGGTGGATTCTTGCTGTACCCAGTTCTTCAGGCCGCAGATATTCTAATGTATCTTGCCACAGGAGTTCCAGTTGGAGAGGATCAGATATATCACGTAGAGCTTACCAGGGAGATTGCCAGGAAATTTAACAACCAATTTGCCGAGGTCTTTCCAGAGCCTGAGCCTATTCTGGCAAAAGTTCCCAAGCTTCCTGGGACGGACGGCAGAAAGATGTCCAAGAGCTATGAAAACTATATTCTTATAGATACAGATGAGAAAGAGCTCTGGAAAATGATTGCTCCAATGATGACAGATCCTGCAAGAAAGAGAAGAAATGATCCTGGAGATCCTGAGAAATGCCCGGTTTGGGACTATCACAAAGCCTTCACTTCATCTGATGAAGAAAAAGAATGGGTTGTTGAAGGATGCAAGACGGCAAATATAGGGTGCCTTGAATGCAAGAGGGTACTTCAGAGAAACCTTGTCGCCAAACTATCTCCTGTGTGGGAAAGACTGTCATATCTCAAGGAGAACACTTCAGAGCTTTCCAGAATAATTGAAGATGGAAATCGAAAGGCTAGAGAAGTGGCAAAGGAGACAATGAAGAAAGTTCTTGAAGCAACGAAGCTGGGGTGGTGA
- a CDS encoding ScpA family protein — MEQLELVFSFPEFEGPLDLLVYLVRKHRVDIRLIPITVIADEFITHVNKMKSLDMVVTSDFLVMASTLMEMKSKALLPRISNNEAEVFDNQRKELYRRVEEYKALKDLSKEFRVKLYDAYSYERATARPTVDRERKEDLPDELTEAFKAILKETVLRERVYTIVSESVNVEDRMMQIEQLYETIELYKFLMSLESRSEIIVSFLAVLELLKLNRYYLDTVEPLTLRRKVS; from the coding sequence ATGGAACAGCTTGAACTGGTCTTCAGTTTTCCAGAATTTGAAGGACCACTTGATCTACTGGTTTATCTAGTCAGGAAACACCGGGTGGATATTCGTTTGATACCTATCACAGTTATTGCAGATGAGTTCATCACGCATGTAAATAAAATGAAATCACTTGACATGGTAGTGACTTCGGATTTCCTTGTTATGGCTTCAACCCTAATGGAGATGAAATCGAAAGCTCTGCTTCCCAGAATCAGTAACAACGAGGCTGAAGTATTTGACAACCAGAGGAAGGAGCTTTACCGGAGAGTCGAGGAGTATAAGGCTCTGAAGGACCTGTCTAAGGAATTTAGGGTAAAGCTGTATGATGCATACAGCTATGAAAGGGCAACCGCGAGGCCAACTGTAGATAGAGAAAGAAAGGAAGATCTTCCAGATGAATTGACAGAAGCGTTCAAGGCAATACTAAAAGAAACTGTGCTAAGAGAGAGGGTATATACAATAGTCTCGGAAAGCGTAAACGTTGAAGATAGAATGATGCAGATTGAGCAACTCTATGAAACGATAGAGCTTTACAAATTCCTAATGAGTCTCGAAAGCAGATCAGAGATTATCGTTTCCTTTCTGGCAGTTCTTGAGTTGCTAAAACTGAACAGGTATTATCTTGACACCGTAGAACCTCTCACTCTCAGGAGGAAGGTTTCGTGA
- the scpB gene encoding SMC-Scp complex subunit ScpB — protein sequence MSEELTKKAVMEALIFSAKSGIEPSRIASIIGIKLSQVMLLLEELEKEYEGHEHGVVIKSVNGKLRFYTKASIQSYVSQISVRPLVSITDTQMEVLAIVAIKGPLTRNDVELVRGRSSQSQLLELSKMGLIGKRKSKLPGRPYLYKVSSRFYELFQVDDLAEIVQGLAFGEGEDKFETSRDNLTDNGNVEEKINASDFGRESEIERQDRNLSET from the coding sequence GTGAGCGAGGAATTAACAAAGAAGGCCGTCATGGAAGCATTGATATTTTCAGCAAAGAGTGGAATTGAGCCTTCACGAATAGCCTCGATTATTGGGATAAAGCTTAGTCAGGTTATGTTGCTTCTTGAAGAACTTGAAAAAGAATATGAAGGTCATGAACACGGTGTTGTGATCAAGTCAGTCAATGGAAAGCTCAGGTTCTATACGAAGGCATCGATTCAGTCATATGTGAGTCAAATTTCGGTAAGGCCTCTTGTAAGCATAACAGACACTCAGATGGAAGTTCTGGCAATTGTAGCCATCAAAGGTCCGCTAACCAGGAATGATGTTGAGCTTGTTAGGGGACGTTCTTCGCAGTCCCAGCTTCTAGAGCTATCGAAAATGGGGCTCATCGGAAAGAGAAAGTCTAAGTTGCCCGGGAGGCCTTACCTCTACAAAGTTAGTTCTCGATTCTACGAGTTGTTTCAGGTTGACGATCTTGCAGAGATCGTTCAAGGGTTGGCTTTCGGCGAGGGAGAAGATAAATTTGAGACTTCACGAGATAATCTCACAGATAACGGGAATGTCGAGGAGAAAATCAACGCAAGCGATTTTGGACGGGAGAGTGAAATTGAACGGCAGGATAGAAACTTATCCGAGACTTGA
- a CDS encoding glycosidase, whose product MIKLKRHPLNPLFSPISQHHWESKYVFNCAVIKRQGLFHMIYRAQGEDMVSRMGYAVSLDGLRFNRFEKPVFTPGSQWELYGVEDPRLTELEGKTYMQYTAYSPQGIRISMASTIDFLRWERYGVIIPDIDNKDAALFPKKIRGRYVMFHRIEPDMYLAYSDDLDTWSKFTSIAGPRTGKWDNLKIGVGAPPVETEYGWLVLYHGVENTPRPTYRLGFMVLDLENPEKVIKRSDEPILEPEEEWEIFGGVPNVVFSDAMVEHEDNYFIYYGAADNHIAVATIEKEAVFDWIRS is encoded by the coding sequence AATCCTCTGTTTTCTCCGATATCGCAACATCATTGGGAATCCAAATATGTTTTCAACTGCGCCGTTATAAAACGGCAAGGGTTGTTTCACATGATTTACAGGGCTCAGGGCGAAGATATGGTATCGAGAATGGGATACGCCGTTTCACTAGATGGACTCAGATTCAACCGTTTTGAAAAACCCGTCTTCACTCCCGGAAGTCAGTGGGAACTCTACGGTGTTGAAGATCCCAGGTTGACTGAGCTGGAAGGAAAAACCTATATGCAATACACCGCATACTCACCTCAAGGGATTAGAATATCAATGGCTTCGACTATTGACTTTCTTCGGTGGGAACGTTACGGCGTAATAATTCCAGATATCGACAACAAAGATGCAGCGCTCTTCCCAAAGAAGATTAGGGGTCGCTATGTGATGTTCCATAGAATTGAGCCAGACATGTACCTGGCATATTCAGATGATTTAGATACATGGTCGAAATTCACTTCCATCGCAGGTCCCAGAACAGGTAAGTGGGACAACCTGAAAATTGGAGTAGGTGCACCTCCAGTTGAGACCGAATACGGATGGCTTGTACTTTACCATGGTGTTGAAAATACCCCTAGACCAACTTATCGACTTGGCTTTATGGTTCTGGATCTAGAGAACCCCGAGAAAGTTATAAAGAGAAGCGATGAACCAATTCTTGAACCTGAAGAAGAGTGGGAAATCTTTGGAGGTGTTCCCAACGTTGTCTTCTCCGACGCGATGGTTGAGCATGAAGATAACTATTTCATCTATTACGGAGCGGCAGATAACCATATTGCCGTCGCAACAATTGAGAAAGAGGCTGTGTTTGACTGGATAAGGAGTTGA